From one Manduca sexta isolate Smith_Timp_Sample1 unplaced genomic scaffold, JHU_Msex_v1.0 HiC_scaffold_3981, whole genome shotgun sequence genomic stretch:
- the LOC119193328 gene encoding uncharacterized protein LOC119193328: MKSGRGTQAVVGDREVEVPVAFVSLDHPAERMGGSFKCLADGAELARHVGEGLSIFTDGSKIDGKVGAALSIWNGAAETSTRKLRLEPYCSVYQAELLALRKAVEEAPVAGFLRAASSATQGPLSTSSPEVILHPIAFEIKNLLKEAWKRTQKIELFWVKAHVGLEGNERADVLAKEAAQHLKTRAHYDKCPVSFVKRQIRKDSIDEWSRRYADGETASVTKLFFPDAVEAHRVVRRIALDATLTQVFTGHGGFSEYLHRFKCKGSPACQCDPDVQETVPHLLLECPIHAVDRYNLENR, encoded by the coding sequence ATGAAGTCAGGAAGGGGCACTCAGGCAGTGGTGGGAGACCGAGAAGTGGAAGTTCCTGTGGCCTTCGTCAGCTTGGACCACCCGGCGGAGCGGATGGGCGGGAGCTTCAAATGCCTGGCGGATGGGGCGGAACTGGCTCGGCACGTCGGTGAGGGTCTCAGTATCTTCACCGACGGAAGCAAGATCGATGGGAAAGTCGGAGCGGCGCTGTCCATATGGAACGGTGCCGCCGAGACGAGTACCAGAAAATTGCGGCTCGAGCCATACTGCTCCGTCTATCAGGCGGAACTTCTCGCCCTCCGCAAAGCCGTGGAGGAGGCGCCCGTAGCGGGCTTCCTGCGTGCGGCATCTTCAGCGACGCAAGGTCCGCTCTCGACGTCGTCACCAGAGGTGATTCTCCACCCCATagcgtttgaaataaaaaatttactaaaagaaGCCTGGAAACGCACCCAGAAAATTGAACTTTTCTGGGTGAAGGCACATGTGGGGTTGGAGGGAAACGAGAGGGCGGACGTACTCGCTAAGGAGGCCGCACAACACCTGAAGACCCGTGCGCATTACGACAAATGTCCGGTTTCGTTCGTCAAACGACAGATCCGAAAGGACTCGATTGACGAATGGAGCCGGAGATACGCGGACGGAGAGACGGCTTCGGTGACGAAGCTGTTCTTTCCGGACGCGGTCGAGGCGCACAGGGTCGTAAGGCGGATCGCCCTGGACGCCACACTGACGCAGGTGTTCACGGGGCACGGCGGGTTCTCCGAGTACTTGCATCGGTTCAAGTGCAAGGGGAGCCCGGCGTGCCAATGTGACCCTGACGTTCAGGAGACGGTCCCACATCTCCTGCTCGAATGTCCCATCCACGCAGTGGATagatataatttagaaaatagatag